From the genome of Ralstonia pickettii, one region includes:
- a CDS encoding complex I NDUFA9 subunit family protein → MQTSNLLIFGGTGFIGSQLLSRLVTETFSAPGLPEGRMIVPTRDPESARAHNLTLLPRVDVMDADIYADDALDALFLALTERGAEHCAVINLVGVLQDTREMPYGPNFQRVHVDLPRRIVAACRRHGVNRLLHMSALGADPAGPSMYLRSKGDGERVVMNSELDWTVFRPSVVFGPQDHFLNLFASMQRMAPFVPLACADARFQPVYVDDVAAAFINALKKPATIRHAYPLVGPRIYTLAELMRFAGRASGHPRWIVPLPEGLGRMQAALLEHLPGAPISRDNLDSMRVDNISMEPVAPELGIHPLGMEAVMLPALAGFGPDRGLRAARTRVHR, encoded by the coding sequence ATGCAGACCTCCAATTTGCTGATCTTTGGCGGTACCGGTTTTATCGGTTCGCAGTTGCTGTCCCGGCTGGTGACGGAGACGTTTTCCGCGCCCGGCCTTCCAGAGGGCCGGATGATCGTGCCGACGCGCGATCCCGAGTCGGCCCGCGCGCACAACCTCACGCTCCTGCCGCGGGTGGACGTGATGGACGCCGACATCTACGCCGACGATGCCCTCGACGCGCTGTTCCTGGCGCTGACCGAGCGCGGCGCCGAGCACTGCGCGGTCATCAACCTCGTCGGCGTGCTGCAGGATACGCGCGAGATGCCGTACGGCCCGAACTTCCAGCGCGTGCATGTCGATCTGCCGCGCCGCATCGTCGCCGCCTGCCGACGCCATGGCGTGAACCGGCTGCTGCACATGAGCGCGCTGGGCGCCGACCCCGCAGGCCCGTCGATGTACCTGCGCAGCAAGGGCGACGGCGAACGCGTGGTCATGAACAGTGAGCTTGACTGGACCGTATTCCGCCCCTCGGTAGTGTTCGGGCCGCAGGATCATTTCCTGAACCTGTTTGCCAGCATGCAGCGCATGGCGCCGTTTGTGCCGCTCGCCTGTGCCGATGCGCGCTTCCAGCCCGTGTACGTGGATGACGTGGCCGCCGCGTTCATCAATGCGCTAAAAAAACCGGCGACGATCCGGCACGCTTATCCGCTGGTGGGGCCACGCATCTACACATTGGCGGAGCTGATGCGCTTTGCGGGGCGTGCCAGCGGCCACCCGCGCTGGATCGTGCCGCTTCCCGAAGGCCTGGGCCGCATGCAGGCCGCGTTGCTGGAGCACCTGCCGGGAGCACCGATCTCGCGTGACAACCTCGACTCCATGCGCGTGGACAACATCAGCATGGAACCGGTCGCGCCCGAACTCGGCATCCACCCGCTCGGCATGGAGGCCGTGATGCTGCCGGCCCTGGCCGGCTTTGGGCCGGACCGCGGATTGCGTGCTGCACGTACGCGGGTCCATCGCTAG
- a CDS encoding lytic transglycosylase domain-containing protein → MTLKAKAVYRAVALAFAGVVGMSVVGPTPLAMAAKRQAPQGIPANPDDAFVELRNAARRNDVSRSWELADSLADYPIQSYVQYFRIKPQLYDASGYARTDAPEDEIRSFLQRYKGEAIADRLRNDWLLVLGKKRDWATFDAEYPNFVLKDDTQVECYALLSRAMKGQNVAADARNTLSDPKGYGEGCVDLIGYLAQSNQFTRADVAWAARLSLEQNLVTQASRIAAVLPDGDRVDNDTLANVTRMARNDPSQATAYLLAQTGSLSREEQGAGWGVIGQYAAKKQTPDALDAYRRQLTLGGDAYLSDESQEWRVRAALRAGDWKMVRQAVEKMRPSLRDRDPAWAYWYGRALKADNRNDEARQQFQSIAGQFNFYGQLAQEELGQRITVPPRTTVTDAEIDVMGRNHPGFGRAKKLYDLNLRFEGNREWNWELRNMSDRELLAAAEYGRKLGLLDRTVNSADKTKAEHDFALRFPTPYLNVVQRNADAVGLDIAWAYGLIRQESRFIMDARSSVGASGLMQVMPETAKHIAKKIGLPGFRVSQMSDIDTNVLLGTAYLSMILTNLDSSVTLATAGYNAGPGRPKRWRSTLTRPVEGAIFAETIPFNETRTYVKNVLSNATYYSALLTGRPQSLKDRLGKVVPESVTPDDLP, encoded by the coding sequence ATGACATTGAAGGCCAAGGCAGTATATCGCGCGGTCGCGCTGGCTTTTGCGGGCGTGGTGGGCATGAGCGTGGTCGGCCCGACGCCGCTGGCGATGGCCGCCAAGCGGCAGGCGCCGCAAGGCATTCCGGCCAATCCGGACGATGCATTTGTCGAGCTGCGCAACGCGGCGCGCCGCAACGATGTGTCGCGCAGCTGGGAGCTGGCGGACAGCCTCGCCGATTACCCGATCCAGTCGTACGTGCAGTATTTCCGCATCAAGCCCCAGCTGTACGATGCCAGCGGCTATGCCCGCACCGACGCGCCGGAAGACGAGATCCGCTCATTCCTGCAACGCTACAAGGGCGAGGCGATTGCCGACCGTTTGCGCAACGACTGGCTGCTCGTGCTGGGCAAGAAGCGAGATTGGGCGACCTTCGACGCGGAGTACCCGAACTTCGTGCTGAAGGACGACACGCAGGTCGAGTGCTATGCCCTGCTCTCGCGCGCGATGAAGGGCCAGAACGTAGCCGCCGACGCGCGCAACACGCTGTCGGATCCCAAGGGCTATGGCGAAGGCTGTGTCGACCTGATCGGCTATCTGGCGCAGTCCAACCAGTTCACCCGTGCGGATGTGGCGTGGGCGGCGCGGCTGTCGCTGGAGCAGAACCTTGTCACGCAGGCGTCGCGCATTGCGGCGGTGCTGCCGGACGGCGATCGCGTGGACAACGACACGCTGGCCAACGTGACGCGCATGGCGCGCAACGATCCGTCGCAGGCGACGGCGTATCTGCTGGCGCAAACCGGCAGCCTGTCGCGCGAAGAGCAAGGCGCGGGCTGGGGCGTCATCGGCCAGTACGCCGCCAAGAAGCAGACGCCCGATGCGCTGGACGCCTATCGCCGCCAGTTGACGCTTGGCGGCGATGCCTACCTCTCTGACGAGTCGCAGGAGTGGCGCGTGCGCGCGGCCCTACGCGCCGGGGACTGGAAGATGGTGCGGCAGGCCGTTGAGAAAATGCGCCCCAGCCTGCGCGATCGGGACCCTGCCTGGGCGTATTGGTATGGCCGCGCGCTCAAGGCCGACAATCGCAACGACGAAGCCCGCCAGCAGTTCCAGTCGATCGCCGGGCAGTTCAACTTCTATGGCCAACTGGCGCAGGAAGAACTCGGCCAGCGCATCACCGTGCCGCCGCGCACGACCGTGACCGACGCCGAGATCGACGTGATGGGGCGCAACCACCCGGGCTTTGGGCGTGCCAAGAAGCTGTACGACCTGAATCTGCGCTTCGAAGGCAACCGCGAGTGGAACTGGGAGCTGCGCAACATGAGCGACCGCGAGTTGCTGGCCGCAGCCGAATATGGCCGCAAGCTCGGCTTGCTCGATCGCACCGTCAATTCGGCGGACAAGACCAAGGCCGAGCACGACTTCGCGCTGCGTTTCCCGACGCCGTATCTCAATGTGGTTCAGCGCAACGCCGATGCCGTGGGGCTGGACATTGCCTGGGCCTACGGCCTGATCCGCCAGGAATCGCGCTTCATCATGGACGCGCGTTCGTCGGTGGGTGCATCGGGACTGATGCAGGTGATGCCGGAAACCGCCAAGCACATTGCCAAGAAGATCGGCCTGCCGGGGTTCCGCGTTTCGCAGATGAGCGACATCGATACCAACGTGCTGCTGGGCACCGCGTACCTGTCGATGATCCTGACGAACCTTGACAGCTCCGTCACGCTGGCGACCGCGGGCTACAACGCCGGCCCAGGCCGCCCGAAACGCTGGCGCTCGACGCTCACGCGGCCGGTGGAAGGCGCGATCTTCGCCGAGACGATTCCGTTCAACGAGACCCGCACCTATGTGAAAAACGTGCTCTCGAACGCGACGTATTACAGCGCATTGCTGACCGGTCGGCCGCAGTCGCTGAAGGATCGGCTGGGCAAGGTGGTGCCCGAATCGGTCACGCCGGACGACCTGCCATAA